From Rhodovastum atsumiense, a single genomic window includes:
- a CDS encoding GNAT family N-acetyltransferase, giving the protein MSEAVVGFGELRSGNLGVRVAVSAAEIEAAQALRYQVFYDEMGAIPDAAATASHRDSDAFDAVADHLLVVDHSVGPGPEGVVATYRLIRAEAAAKLGRFYSADEYDIAPVVTFPGQVLELGRSCVHPQYRGRAAMQMLWRGIAAYAFLHRIDLMFGCASLPGTDPDALATELTYLHAHHLAPAEIRPRALPHRYIDMRRMDPATLDARRALAQLPPLVKGYLRLGGFVGDGAVIDHQFNTTDVAVVVKTDLVTDKYIRHFARDTVD; this is encoded by the coding sequence ATGTCCGAGGCCGTCGTGGGCTTCGGGGAATTGCGGAGCGGCAACCTGGGCGTGCGCGTTGCCGTCAGCGCTGCCGAAATCGAGGCGGCGCAGGCGTTGCGCTACCAGGTCTTCTACGACGAGATGGGCGCCATCCCCGATGCCGCCGCGACGGCGAGCCATCGCGACAGTGACGCCTTCGACGCGGTTGCCGACCATCTGCTGGTGGTGGACCACAGCGTCGGTCCGGGGCCCGAGGGCGTGGTCGCCACCTACCGGCTGATCCGCGCCGAGGCGGCGGCCAAGCTCGGACGTTTCTACTCGGCCGACGAGTACGACATCGCGCCGGTGGTGACCTTCCCGGGCCAGGTGCTGGAACTCGGCCGATCCTGCGTGCATCCGCAGTACCGGGGCCGCGCGGCAATGCAGATGCTGTGGCGCGGCATCGCCGCCTACGCCTTCCTGCACCGCATCGACCTGATGTTCGGCTGCGCCAGCCTGCCCGGCACTGACCCGGACGCCCTGGCGACCGAGCTGACCTATCTTCATGCCCACCATCTCGCCCCGGCGGAGATCCGCCCGCGGGCGCTGCCGCACCGCTATATCGACATGCGGCGGATGGATCCGGCCACGCTTGACGCAAGACGGGCGCTCGCGCAGCTACCGCCGCTGGTGAAAGGCTATCTGCGGCTGGGCGGCTTCGTGGGCGATGGCGCGGTGATCGACCACCAGTTCAACACCACCGACGTCGCTGTCGTGGTCAAGACCGACCTGGTGACCGACAAATATATCCGCCATTTCGCCCGCGACACGGTGGATTGA
- a CDS encoding Fur family transcriptional regulator — MESRIERLCVERGLKMTGQRRVIARVLSESADHPDVEELYRRAAALDPRISIATVYRTVRLLEERGILERRDFGGGRARYEATDTEQGHHHHLIDIETGRVIEFSDAEHERVLQAIAARLGFDLVSHRLELFGRRRQPSRPATRGASAAGGEAGVSGTPANGQRR; from the coding sequence ATGGAAAGCCGCATCGAACGCCTGTGCGTCGAGAGGGGATTGAAGATGACCGGCCAGCGGCGGGTCATCGCCCGCGTGCTGTCGGAGTCGGCGGATCATCCCGACGTGGAAGAACTCTACCGGCGTGCCGCCGCCCTCGATCCACGCATCTCCATCGCCACGGTCTACCGCACCGTCCGCCTGCTCGAGGAACGAGGCATCCTCGAACGGCGCGATTTCGGCGGCGGCCGGGCCCGTTACGAGGCCACTGACACCGAGCAGGGCCATCATCACCACCTCATCGACATCGAGACCGGACGCGTGATCGAGTTCTCCGACGCCGAACACGAACGGGTGCTGCAGGCGATCGCGGCCCGGCTGGGCTTCGACCTGGTATCCCATCGCCTGGAGCTGTTTGGCCGGCGCAGGCAGCCATCGCGCCCGGCCACGCGCGGCGCCAGCGCTGCCGGCGGCGAAGCCGGCGTGTCCGGAACCCCTGCCAACGGCCAGCGACGATGA
- a CDS encoding MucR family transcriptional regulator → MADNSQSSDVLGLTAQIVSAHVSNNSVTPDALPALIQDVYKTLAGVGKDPVQPDKPQPAVPIKKSVFPDHIVCLEDGKKLKMLKRHLKTAYDMTPEQYRERWSLPPDYPMVAPNYAKHRSSLAKKIGLGTKPRARR, encoded by the coding sequence ATGGCCGACAACTCTCAAAGTTCCGACGTGCTGGGATTGACGGCGCAGATCGTCTCCGCCCACGTTTCGAATAATTCTGTCACACCGGACGCACTTCCGGCACTGATTCAGGACGTCTACAAGACTCTTGCGGGCGTCGGAAAGGACCCTGTTCAGCCGGACAAGCCGCAGCCGGCCGTGCCGATCAAGAAATCAGTGTTCCCGGATCACATCGTTTGCCTCGAAGACGGCAAGAAGCTGAAGATGCTCAAGCGGCATCTGAAGACTGCCTACGATATGACCCCGGAGCAGTATCGGGAACGTTGGAGTCTGCCTCCCGATTACCCGATGGTCGCGCCGAACTACGCCAAGCACCGCTCTTCGCTGGCCAAGAAGATCGGCCTGGGAACCAAGCCGCGCGCCCGTCGCTGA
- a CDS encoding sulfurtransferase TusA family protein, which yields MPDQTLDITAEVCPMTFVRTRLALDRLRPGQLLLVLLRGEEPVRNVPQTATAQGHQVVEQTTGEDGVTRLLLRRG from the coding sequence ATGCCGGATCAGACGCTCGACATCACCGCCGAGGTCTGTCCGATGACTTTCGTTCGCACCCGTCTGGCACTGGATCGCCTGCGTCCCGGGCAACTCCTGCTGGTGCTGCTGCGGGGCGAGGAACCCGTCCGCAACGTGCCGCAGACCGCGACCGCGCAGGGGCATCAGGTGGTGGAGCAGACCACCGGCGAGGACGGCGTCACCCGGTTGTTGTTGCGCCGGGGATAA
- a CDS encoding GNAT family N-acetyltransferase — MSSPVVAATFHAPAMAAIHAGCFPPGECWSATAIADQLVLPGTFGLIDPGGGMVLARVAADEAEILTLAMLPSSRRQGRARRLLQAAEDQAGSAGAGVMFLEVSERNIAARALYAAAGYLQAGRRPRYYPGGIDALLLRKQLIPGATTTG; from the coding sequence ATGTCATCTCCTGTCGTTGCTGCGACGTTCCATGCCCCCGCGATGGCAGCAATACATGCCGGCTGCTTTCCGCCCGGCGAATGCTGGAGCGCCACGGCGATCGCCGACCAGCTCGTGCTGCCCGGCACGTTCGGGCTGATCGACCCGGGCGGGGGGATGGTACTGGCGCGTGTCGCCGCCGACGAAGCCGAGATCCTGACGCTGGCGATGCTGCCGTCCTCGCGCCGGCAGGGACGGGCGCGGCGGCTGTTGCAGGCGGCCGAGGACCAGGCCGGCAGCGCCGGCGCCGGCGTGATGTTCCTGGAAGTTTCGGAGCGGAACATCGCTGCCCGGGCCTTGTATGCGGCTGCCGGCTACCTGCAGGCCGGCCGCCGTCCGCGCTACTACCCGGGCGGGATCGATGCACTGCTGCTGCGCAAGCAGCTTATCCCCGGCGCAACAACAACCGGGTGA
- the tsaB gene encoding tRNA (adenosine(37)-N6)-threonylcarbamoyltransferase complex dimerization subunit type 1 TsaB, producing the protein MLILGLDAALARCSVAVLADGVLRAERCEDGGRGHAGRLPAMTAAVLAESRIAATALDAVAVTVGPGSFTGLRAALALAHGLALAIDRPVIGVTTAEALAAAVTAAERDGRSLWVAIDSRRGRVFLDRLTDAEGARAFSPETLPHPAGALALAGDAAEAVAARLAAAGVDARATAVRLPRAREVAAVGGRRLAGDLPPLAAWPLYVDPPEAKLPEGGLRPPPAAE; encoded by the coding sequence ATGCTGATCCTCGGATTGGACGCGGCACTGGCCCGTTGCTCGGTGGCCGTGCTGGCGGATGGCGTCCTGCGCGCCGAGCGCTGCGAGGATGGCGGGCGCGGCCATGCGGGCCGGCTGCCCGCCATGACCGCGGCCGTGCTGGCCGAAAGCCGCATTGCCGCGACCGCCCTCGACGCCGTCGCCGTCACCGTCGGACCGGGCAGCTTCACCGGCCTGCGCGCGGCGCTGGCGCTGGCGCATGGCCTGGCGCTGGCGATCGACCGCCCGGTGATCGGCGTCACCACCGCCGAGGCGCTGGCGGCGGCGGTGACCGCCGCCGAGCGCGACGGCCGGTCGCTCTGGGTGGCCATCGACAGCCGCCGCGGACGCGTCTTCCTCGATCGCCTGACCGATGCGGAAGGCGCACGGGCGTTCTCGCCGGAGACGCTGCCCCATCCCGCCGGGGCGCTCGCCCTGGCCGGGGACGCGGCCGAGGCGGTCGCGGCGCGGCTGGCCGCCGCCGGGGTGGACGCGCGCGCGACCGCGGTGCGCCTGCCGCGAGCGCGCGAAGTGGCCGCGGTGGGAGGGCGGCGCCTGGCCGGGGACCTGCCCCCGCTCGCGGCCTGGCCGCTCTATGTCGACCCGCCCGAGGCAAAACTGCCGGAAGGGGGTCTGCGGCCACCGCCCGCGGCGGAATAG
- a CDS encoding malonic semialdehyde reductase has protein sequence MPLDADALDLLFREARTHFKWADQPVSDDELRQVFDLLKMGPTSANSSPARFLFLRTPEAREKLRPALSAGNVEKTMTAPVTVIVAHDPHFYDHLPKLFPHADAKSWFSGNPELAEETAFRNGTLQGAYLIMAARAVGLDAGPMSGFDKAKVDDAFLWDRGWKSNFLVNLGHGDASALFPRSPRFSFDEACVLL, from the coding sequence ATGCCGCTCGACGCCGATGCCCTCGACCTGCTGTTCCGCGAGGCGCGCACCCACTTCAAGTGGGCCGACCAACCGGTCAGCGATGACGAACTGCGCCAGGTCTTCGACCTGCTGAAGATGGGTCCGACCTCGGCCAACAGCTCGCCGGCACGGTTCCTGTTCCTGCGCACGCCGGAAGCGCGCGAGAAGCTGCGCCCGGCCCTCTCGGCCGGCAATGTCGAGAAGACCATGACCGCGCCGGTGACGGTGATCGTGGCGCACGACCCGCATTTCTACGATCACCTGCCCAAGCTCTTCCCGCATGCCGACGCGAAATCCTGGTTCAGCGGCAATCCCGAGCTGGCCGAGGAGACCGCCTTCCGCAACGGCACGTTGCAGGGCGCCTACCTGATCATGGCGGCGCGGGCGGTCGGGCTCGATGCCGGGCCGATGTCGGGGTTCGACAAGGCGAAGGTCGACGACGCCTTCCTGTGGGACCGCGGCTGGAAGAGCAATTTCCTGGTCAACCTGGGCCACGGCGACGCCTCGGCGCTGTTCCCGCGCTCGCCCCGTTTCAGCTTCGACGAGGCATGCGTCCTGCTCTGA
- a CDS encoding NifU family protein, with translation MFIETESTPNPATLKFLPGRDVMGAATADFASVEAAGRSPLATALFALPGVTRVFLGGDFVTVTKTDDASWQALKPQVLGTIMDHFVAGRPVVEGAGAEADEDVDPADAEVVAQIKELLDNRVRPAVAGDGGDIVFRGYRDGVVKLHMQGACSGCPSSSATLKHGIENLLRHYVPEVRAVEQVAR, from the coding sequence ATGTTCATCGAGACCGAAAGCACGCCGAATCCCGCCACCCTGAAGTTCCTGCCCGGTCGGGACGTCATGGGGGCCGCAACCGCCGATTTTGCGTCCGTCGAGGCCGCCGGGCGCAGCCCGCTGGCAACCGCGCTGTTCGCCCTGCCGGGGGTGACGCGGGTCTTCCTCGGCGGCGACTTCGTCACCGTCACCAAGACCGACGACGCATCCTGGCAGGCGCTGAAGCCGCAGGTGCTCGGGACGATCATGGACCACTTCGTCGCCGGCCGCCCGGTGGTCGAGGGCGCGGGCGCGGAAGCCGACGAGGACGTCGACCCGGCCGATGCCGAGGTGGTGGCGCAGATCAAGGAACTGCTGGACAACCGCGTGCGTCCGGCGGTTGCCGGGGATGGTGGCGACATCGTCTTCCGCGGCTACCGCGACGGCGTGGTGAAGCTGCACATGCAGGGCGCCTGCAGCGGTTGCCCGTCGTCTTCGGCCACGCTCAAGCACGGCATCGAGAACCTGCTGCGCCACTACGTTCCCGAGGTGCGCGCCGTCGAGCAGGTCGCGCGCTGA
- a CDS encoding amidohydrolase family protein, whose translation MPQALTSHITDTHVALGESGDPAALAQYRAGMAAAGIGRCVVVQPECCGTDNAATLAAVAAVGPAARGVVILPEDITPRELDLLAAQGICGARCCLGGAITWEHLLRLAPRLNDRGWHVELVFDASEWPACEERVRAIPGWVVLFADFGEEPDAAAAAALLRTLEAGNAWVKLGAHVPQALARRLARQVPDRCLWASNWPVCQAPLPDLLAVVETWTDDRATRSQILETNPAALYGFS comes from the coding sequence TTGCCGCAAGCCCTGACCAGCCACATTACCGACACGCATGTTGCGCTCGGCGAGTCCGGCGACCCGGCGGCCCTGGCGCAGTACCGCGCCGGGATGGCCGCGGCGGGCATCGGGCGCTGCGTGGTGGTGCAGCCGGAGTGCTGCGGCACCGATAACGCGGCGACCCTGGCCGCGGTCGCGGCGGTCGGACCGGCGGCGCGCGGCGTGGTCATCCTGCCCGAGGACATCACCCCCCGCGAACTGGACCTGTTGGCGGCCCAGGGCATTTGCGGCGCGCGCTGCTGCCTCGGCGGCGCCATCACCTGGGAGCACCTGCTGCGCCTCGCGCCGCGGCTGAACGATCGCGGCTGGCATGTCGAGCTGGTGTTCGATGCCTCGGAGTGGCCGGCCTGCGAGGAACGCGTGCGCGCCATCCCCGGCTGGGTCGTGCTGTTCGCCGATTTCGGCGAGGAGCCGGATGCGGCCGCGGCGGCGGCGCTGCTGCGCACGCTGGAAGCCGGCAATGCCTGGGTGAAGCTGGGCGCGCATGTTCCGCAGGCGCTTGCCCGCCGGTTGGCCCGCCAGGTACCGGATCGCTGCCTGTGGGCCAGCAACTGGCCGGTCTGCCAGGCCCCTTTGCCGGATCTGCTCGCCGTGGTGGAAACCTGGACCGACGACCGGGCCACCCGCAGCCAGATCCTCGAGACCAATCCGGCGGCGCTGTACGGCTTTTCCTGA
- the paaI gene encoding hydroxyphenylacetyl-CoA thioesterase PaaI: MTPPEDAQALARACAEAMWSDDRACRSLGITLEDVGPGHARLSMRVRDDMVNGHGTCHGGFIFALADTAFGYACNARNERSVAQHCSITFLRPGRLGQMLVATAEERARAGRSGIYDIVVCSADGTVIAEFRGHSRGLGEKFFPG; this comes from the coding sequence GTGACCCCCCCGGAAGACGCCCAGGCGCTGGCCCGCGCCTGCGCCGAGGCGATGTGGTCGGATGACCGGGCCTGCCGCAGCCTCGGCATCACGCTGGAAGATGTCGGGCCGGGGCATGCGCGCCTGTCGATGCGGGTGCGCGACGACATGGTGAACGGCCACGGCACCTGCCATGGCGGCTTCATCTTCGCCCTGGCCGATACCGCCTTCGGCTATGCCTGCAATGCCCGCAACGAGCGCAGCGTCGCCCAGCACTGCAGCATCACCTTCCTGCGACCGGGCCGGCTGGGCCAGATGCTGGTCGCCACGGCCGAGGAACGCGCGCGGGCCGGGCGGTCGGGCATCTACGACATCGTCGTGTGCAGTGCCGATGGCACGGTCATCGCCGAGTTCCGCGGCCATTCGCGGGGCCTGGGGGAAAAGTTCTTCCCCGGCTGA
- a CDS encoding enoyl-CoA hydratase-related protein, which produces MEEAIRVEARDGWRRLTLNRPDRMNALDEPAIEALLAALADAGADASCRALLITGAGRGFCAGADLSMVIPGTDLGELIDRAWNPLARALQALPMPTVCAVNGVAAGAGASLALGCDIVLAARSASFIQAFARIGLVPDCGGTHHLPRLIGEARARAVTLLADPIQAGQAEAWGLIWRAVDDAMLMEQAEALTARLAAGPTQAYRLARHAIAAAAGNTLDRQLEVERDAQRRAGATPDFVEGVRAFREKRPPRFTGRPA; this is translated from the coding sequence ATGGAGGAAGCGATCCGGGTGGAGGCGCGCGATGGCTGGCGTCGTCTCACCCTGAACCGGCCGGACCGGATGAACGCGCTCGACGAGCCGGCCATCGAGGCACTGCTGGCCGCCCTCGCCGATGCCGGCGCCGATGCGTCCTGCCGCGCCTTGCTGATCACCGGCGCCGGACGCGGCTTCTGCGCCGGTGCGGACCTGTCCATGGTCATCCCCGGCACCGACCTGGGCGAGCTCATCGACCGGGCCTGGAATCCGCTCGCCCGCGCGCTGCAGGCGCTGCCCATGCCCACGGTTTGCGCGGTGAACGGCGTCGCCGCGGGGGCGGGGGCCTCGCTCGCGCTGGGATGCGACATCGTGCTCGCGGCGCGCTCGGCGAGCTTCATCCAGGCTTTCGCCAGGATCGGCCTGGTGCCTGATTGCGGCGGCACCCATCACCTGCCCCGGCTGATCGGCGAGGCCCGCGCCCGCGCCGTGACCCTGCTCGCTGATCCCATCCAGGCCGGACAGGCCGAGGCATGGGGGCTGATCTGGCGCGCGGTCGACGATGCCATGCTGATGGAGCAGGCGGAGGCGCTGACGGCCCGGCTGGCCGCCGGCCCCACCCAGGCCTACCGGCTCGCCCGCCACGCCATCGCCGCCGCCGCAGGCAACACGCTCGACCGCCAGCTCGAGGTCGAGCGGGATGCCCAGCGCCGCGCCGGTGCCACGCCCGACTTCGTCGAAGGCGTGCGGGCCTTCCGCGAGAAGCGTCCGCCCCGCTTCACCGGCCGGCCCGCGTGA
- a CDS encoding DMT family transporter produces the protein MQRLWRTAWLLMLTPPLFWSGNFITGRAVRDAVPPVSLAFWRWVGALAIALPFAWPHLARDLPVLRRHWVITLALATTGIAAFNTMVYTGLRTTTALNGVLLQSAIPLCILLWAVVLFGDRPRTREITGTFVSMAGVLVIAGEGSFATLAALSFNTGDLWVFGAVVAYALYTALLRRRPVVHPLSFLVASFVLGLLVLLPFYLAELAAGRHILFSTGAVAAMAYVAVFPSFLAYLAFNRGVELIGPARAGQYVHLMPIFGTLLAVVFLGEHVHLYHAAGIGLIAAGLVMAQRRRA, from the coding sequence ATGCAACGGCTGTGGCGAACGGCGTGGCTGCTGATGCTGACCCCGCCCCTGTTCTGGTCCGGCAACTTCATCACCGGACGGGCGGTGCGCGACGCCGTGCCGCCTGTCTCGCTGGCGTTCTGGCGCTGGGTCGGCGCCCTGGCGATCGCCCTGCCCTTCGCCTGGCCCCACCTCGCCCGTGACCTGCCGGTGCTGCGCCGGCATTGGGTGATCACCCTGGCGCTGGCGACGACCGGCATCGCCGCCTTCAACACCATGGTCTACACCGGACTGCGCACCACCACGGCCCTGAACGGCGTGCTGCTGCAATCCGCCATCCCGCTCTGCATCCTGCTGTGGGCAGTCGTGCTGTTCGGCGACCGCCCGCGGACCCGGGAGATCACCGGGACCTTCGTGTCCATGGCGGGCGTCCTGGTGATTGCCGGAGAAGGCTCGTTCGCGACGCTGGCCGCGCTGTCGTTCAATACCGGGGACCTGTGGGTGTTCGGGGCGGTGGTGGCCTATGCGCTCTACACCGCCCTGCTGCGGCGCCGGCCGGTGGTGCATCCGTTGAGCTTCCTGGTCGCGAGCTTCGTGCTCGGCCTGCTGGTGCTGCTGCCGTTCTACCTGGCGGAGCTGGCGGCCGGGCGGCACATCCTGTTCAGCACGGGCGCCGTGGCCGCGATGGCCTATGTGGCGGTGTTTCCCTCCTTCCTGGCGTACCTGGCGTTCAATCGCGGCGTCGAACTGATCGGGCCGGCCCGCGCCGGGCAATACGTGCACCTGATGCCGATCTTCGGCACGCTGCTCGCGGTCGTGTTCCTCGGCGAGCATGTCCACCTCTATCACGCCGCGGGCATCGGCCTGATCGCCGCGGGCCTGGTGATGGCGCAGCGCCGCCGCGCCTGA
- a CDS encoding UdgX family uracil-DNA binding protein (This protein belongs to the uracil DNA glycosylase superfamily, members of which act in excision repair of DNA. However, it belongs more specifically to UdgX branch, whose founding member was found to bind uracil in DNA (where it does not belong), without cleaving it, appears to promote DNA repair by a pathway involving RecA, rather than base excision.) — MPSPDHPAPPGSPLALAAAEALECRRCPLWQHATGTVFGEGPADARIMLVGEQPGDQEDRAGRPFVGPAGQLLDRALAEAGLDRRELYVTNAVKHFKFVTRGRRRIHARPDSAEIAACRFWLNIERNEVNPALTVLMGASAARAVLGRTITIARERGRAIKLSEAIIFVTVHPSYLLRIPDAAAKQNEYNMFIADLRRVAELSLPR, encoded by the coding sequence ATGCCCTCACCCGACCATCCCGCGCCGCCCGGTTCCCCGCTGGCCCTGGCCGCGGCCGAGGCGCTGGAATGCCGCCGCTGCCCGCTCTGGCAGCACGCGACCGGCACGGTGTTCGGCGAGGGGCCGGCGGATGCGCGGATCATGCTGGTGGGCGAGCAGCCCGGCGACCAGGAGGACCGTGCCGGCCGTCCCTTCGTGGGACCGGCCGGCCAGCTTCTCGACCGGGCGCTGGCGGAAGCCGGTCTCGACCGCAGGGAACTGTATGTCACCAATGCCGTGAAGCATTTCAAGTTCGTGACACGCGGCCGGCGGCGCATTCACGCCCGACCGGATTCCGCGGAGATCGCGGCCTGCCGGTTCTGGCTGAATATTGAACGAAACGAGGTAAACCCGGCCTTGACCGTGCTGATGGGGGCCTCGGCCGCCCGTGCGGTATTGGGACGCACTATCACCATCGCGCGAGAGCGCGGCCGGGCCATCAAGTTATCGGAAGCCATTATATTTGTAACTGTACATCCTTCATATTTATTGCGCATTCCCGACGCGGCCGCCAAACAGAATGAATACAATATGTTTATTGCAGATCTGAGGCGCGTCGCCGAGCTTTCCCTGCCACGCTGA
- the rquA gene encoding rhodoquinone biosynthesis methyltransferase RquA produces the protein MGSYSPGVARGVAGLSAGSANASVADAGGAEHHIPDYLNEIYWWTYIHPRAIRFFERPWLVNLILWGKYVTMRDAAVAELGETLPGRTLQIACVYGDLTPRLAARVPEGSQLDVLDVVPGQLRNLRRKLPENAPVKLLEMDSSAMHLPDATYDRALLFFLLHEMPVPVREATLREALRVVRPGGKLVIVDFAKPSKWHPLKYLWHPVLTRLEPFAPDLWTHPVDTWLPASHRDKVTARASYFGGFYQKLVITV, from the coding sequence ATGGGATCGTATTCCCCTGGGGTTGCTCGTGGCGTGGCGGGGCTTTCGGCCGGGTCCGCGAATGCGTCGGTTGCTGACGCGGGCGGAGCCGAGCATCATATTCCTGACTACCTGAATGAGATTTACTGGTGGACCTATATCCACCCGCGCGCCATTCGCTTTTTCGAGCGCCCCTGGCTGGTCAACCTGATCCTGTGGGGCAAGTACGTCACCATGCGCGACGCCGCGGTGGCGGAGCTGGGTGAAACCCTTCCCGGCCGCACCCTGCAGATCGCCTGCGTGTATGGCGACCTGACCCCCCGTCTGGCGGCGCGCGTGCCGGAAGGCTCGCAGCTCGACGTGCTGGACGTGGTGCCGGGCCAGTTGAGGAACCTGCGGCGGAAGCTGCCCGAGAACGCGCCGGTGAAGCTGCTCGAGATGGACAGCTCGGCGATGCATCTGCCGGACGCCACCTACGACCGGGCCCTGCTGTTCTTCCTGCTGCACGAAATGCCGGTGCCGGTGCGCGAGGCGACGCTGCGCGAGGCGCTGCGGGTGGTGCGTCCGGGCGGCAAGCTGGTGATCGTGGATTTCGCCAAGCCGTCCAAATGGCATCCGCTGAAATATCTCTGGCATCCCGTGCTGACCCGGTTGGAGCCCTTTGCGCCGGATCTGTGGACCCATCCGGTCGACACCTGGCTGCCGGCCTCCCATCGCGACAAGGTCACTGCCCGCGCCTCATATTTCGGCGGCTTCTACCAGAAGCTCGTGATCACGGTCTGA
- a CDS encoding DUF427 domain-containing protein, whose amino-acid sequence MKASWNGRVLAESDDIVTVEGNAYFPATALDRSLVVESSHTSTCPWKGTAHYYSVQVDGRTNPDAIWYYPQPKPAARQVAGRVAFWKGVEVTP is encoded by the coding sequence ATGAAGGCAAGCTGGAATGGTCGGGTGCTCGCCGAAAGCGACGACATCGTCACCGTGGAAGGCAACGCCTACTTCCCCGCCACTGCCCTGGATCGCAGCCTGGTAGTCGAGAGCAGCCATACCAGCACCTGCCCGTGGAAGGGCACGGCGCATTACTACTCGGTGCAGGTGGACGGCAGGACCAATCCCGATGCCATCTGGTACTACCCGCAGCCAAAGCCGGCCGCCCGGCAGGTCGCCGGGCGGGTCGCGTTCTGGAAAGGTGTTGAGGTCACACCATAG
- a CDS encoding DOPA 4,5-dioxygenase family protein, giving the protein MFDDPENVGTITAWHAHVYFDQESRATAAWLRERVAEHHPAARFGHWHEVKVGPHPGPMYQIAFTSGDAALLIPFLALNRRGLTILVHPDTGRPRADHLEHALWMGAVLPLDAAALVERPK; this is encoded by the coding sequence ATGTTCGACGATCCCGAGAACGTCGGCACCATCACCGCGTGGCATGCCCACGTCTATTTCGACCAGGAAAGCCGTGCCACCGCCGCGTGGCTGCGCGAGCGTGTCGCCGAACATCATCCGGCTGCCCGGTTCGGCCATTGGCACGAGGTGAAGGTCGGGCCACACCCTGGGCCCATGTACCAGATCGCCTTCACCTCCGGAGACGCCGCGCTGCTGATTCCCTTCCTGGCGCTGAACCGCCGTGGCCTGACCATCCTGGTACATCCCGATACCGGACGGCCGCGGGCAGACCATCTCGAGCATGCGCTATGGATGGGGGCGGTCCTGCCGCTCGATGCCGCCGCGCTGGTGGAACGCCCGAAGTAA
- a CDS encoding DsbA family oxidoreductase — protein MAATGRIDVISDVTCPWCYIGKRQLERALPLLAAQGLVFSVQWHPFQINPEIGEAGMDRRDHRIAKFGSWARSQEAEARAAEAGAAVGLDFRFDLIRRTPNTIAAHRVIWQAGREGVQDVVVEALFRAFFTQGQDIGDAATLARIAGSAGLDPEAVGALLSGPAGRAEVLAEDQAARAAGLDGVPGFVMSNYVLFSGAVPAATMAEAFARAHEVISRQSTPSPA, from the coding sequence ATGGCCGCGACCGGACGCATCGACGTGATCTCCGACGTGACCTGCCCGTGGTGCTACATCGGCAAGCGCCAGCTCGAACGGGCGTTGCCGCTGCTCGCCGCCCAGGGGCTGGTATTTTCGGTGCAATGGCACCCCTTCCAGATCAATCCGGAGATCGGCGAAGCCGGCATGGACCGGCGCGACCATCGCATCGCCAAATTCGGCTCCTGGGCGCGCTCCCAGGAAGCCGAGGCCCGCGCGGCCGAGGCGGGGGCGGCCGTCGGGCTAGATTTCCGGTTCGACCTGATACGCCGCACGCCCAATACCATCGCCGCGCACCGGGTGATCTGGCAGGCCGGACGGGAAGGCGTGCAGGATGTCGTGGTGGAGGCGTTGTTCCGCGCCTTCTTCACACAAGGCCAGGATATCGGGGATGCCGCGACGCTCGCCCGGATCGCCGGCAGCGCCGGGCTCGATCCGGAAGCGGTCGGCGCGCTGCTGTCCGGTCCGGCGGGACGCGCGGAAGTCCTCGCCGAGGACCAGGCCGCGCGCGCCGCCGGTCTCGACGGCGTTCCCGGCTTCGTCATGAGCAATTACGTGCTGTTCTCGGGGGCCGTGCCGGCGGCGACGATGGCCGAAGCCTTCGCCCGGGCCCATGAGGTCATCTCCCGGCAGTCGACGCCATCGCCGGCATGA